In Calypte anna isolate BGI_N300 chromosome 28, bCalAnn1_v1.p, whole genome shotgun sequence, a single window of DNA contains:
- the FEM1A gene encoding protein fem-1 homolog A, which produces MDLRTAVYNAARDGKLKLLQKLLGSRSREELEALTAGPGGGDGPGGGSTPLLIAARHGHLEVVEYLLDHCGARVEEGGSVNFDGETIEGAPPLWAASAAGHLGVVRSLLDHGASVNQTTLTNSTPLRAACFDGHLEIVRYLVGERGADLEVANRHGHTCLMISCYKGHREIARYLLEKGADVNRRSVKGNTALHDCAESGSLEILQLLLRSKARMEKDGYGMTPLLAASVTGHTNIVEYLIQGGLQQEDEEVAGSQSGTCASGGSRRRRCSTSKEAPQGRSEEVCEQCCASASSQDEQQVPNVFCTREAAVEALELLGATFVDKKRDLLGAHKYWRRAMELRCEGGQYLPKPEPQQLVLAYDYSREVSSLEELEALITDPDEMRMQALLIRERILGPSHPDTSYYIRYRGAVYADSGNFERCINLWKYALDMQQGNLEPLSPMTASSFLSFAELFSYVLQDRSKGTLATHLGFSDLMGVLSKGVREVERALVHGKDPVVDSAQFTKTLAIILHLVFLLEKVECTPEQEHQKRQTIYRLLKCSPRAKNGFTPLHMAVDKDTTTVGRYPVGKFPSLHVVNLLLECGADPDSRDYDNNTPLHVAARNNCPLIMSALMEAGAHMDATNAFKQTAYELLDEKLLTKSTMQPFNYITLQCLAARALDKHKIPYKGFIPEELEAFIELH; this is translated from the coding sequence ATGGACCTGCGCACGGCTGTGTACAACGCGGCCCGCGATGGGaagctgaagctgctgcagaagctgctgggcAGCCGGAGTCGGGAGGAGTTGGAGGCGTTGACCGCAGGGCCCGGAGGGGGTGACGGCCCCGGGGGAGGCAGCACCCCTCTGCTGATCGCCGCCCGGCACGGGCACCTGGAGGTGGTGGAATACCTGCTGGATCACTGCGGAGCCCGGGTGGAGGAGGGAGGCTCGGTCAACTTCGATGGGGAGACCATCGAGGGGGCTCCccccctctgggcagcctcgGCCGCCGGGCACCTGGGGGTGGTGCGGAGCCTCCTGGATCACGGCGCCTCGGTGAATCAGACCACGCTGACCAACTCCACCCCGCTGCGGGCTGCTTGCTTCGACGGGCACCTGGAGATCGTGCGCTACTTAGTCGGGGAGCGAGGGGCAGACCTGGAGGTAGCGAACCGGCACGGACACACTTGTTTGATGATTTCTTGCTACAAAGGGCACCGGGAAATTGCACGTTACTTGCTAGAGAAGGGGGCTGATGTCAACCGGCGCAGTGTGAAGGGGAACACGGCCCTGCATGACTGCGCTGAGTCCGGCAGCCTGGAgatcctgcagctcctgctccgCTCCAAAGCCCGCATGGAGAAGGATGGCTATGGCATGACTCCTCTGCTAGCTGCCAGCGTCACCGGTCACACCAACATCGTGGAGTACCTGATCCAGggagggctgcagcaggaggacgAGGAGGTTGCAGGGAGCCAAAGCGGGACCTGCGCCTCAGGCGGGAGCCGTCGGAGGCGTTGCAGCACGAGCAAGGAAGCTCCTCAGGGCCGCAGTGAAGAGGTGTGTGAGCAGTGCTGTGCCTCAGCTTCCAGTCAGGATGAGCAGCAGGTCCCTAATGTGTTCTGCACTCGGGAAGCTGCTGTGGAAGCACTGGAGTTGCTGGGTGCTACGTTTGTGGATAAGAAACGTGACCTTCTGGGAGCCCACAAGTACTGGCGAAGGGCGATGGAGCTTCGGTGTGAGGGGGGGCAGTACCTGCCTAAAcctgagccccagcagctggTGTTGGCCTACGACTATTCCCGGGAAGTGAGTTCACTGGAGGAACTGGAAGCTTTGATCACTGATCCGGATGAGATGAGGATGCAGGCACTGCTGATCAGAGAGCGGATCCTGGGCCCGTCCCACCCGGACACCTCCTATTACATCCGATACCGAGGGGCCGTCTACGCTGACTCCGGCAACTTCGAACGCTGCATTAACCTCTGGAAGTATGCTCTGGACATGCAGCAAGGCAACCTGGAGCCTCTCAGCCCGATGACTGCCAgcagtttcctttcctttgctgaGCTTTTCTCTTACGTGCTTCAGGACCGCTCCAAAGGCACTTTAGCTACTCACTTGGGTTTCTCTGACCTCATGGGAGTACTGAGCAAAGGGGTCCGGGAGGTGGAGAGGGCACTCGTGCACGGCAAGGACCCCGTGGTTGACTCAGCACAGTTCACCAAGACACTGGCCATTATCCTCCACCTGGTCTTCTTGCTGGAAAAAGTGGAGTGCACCCCAGAGCAGGAACACCAGAAACGTCAGACCATCTACCGCTTGCTAAAGTGCAGCCCCCGGGCCAAGAATGGCTTCACTCCTTTGCATATGGCTGTGGACAAAGACACCACAACTGTGGGACGTTACCCCGTGGGCAAGTTCCCCTCTCTCCACGTTGTGAATTTGCTTCTGGAGTGTGGGGCTGACCCAGACAGTCGTGACTATGACAACAACACCCCGCTACACGTTGCCGCCCGCAACAACTGCCCGCTGATCATGAGCGCCCTGATGGAGGCTGGAGCCCATATGGACGCCACTAATGCCTTCAAGCAGACTGCTTATGAGCTGCTGGATGAGAAGCTGCTCACCAAGAGCACGATGCAGCCCTTCAACTACATCACCCTCCAGTGCCTTGCTGCTCGCGCCCTGGACAAGCACAAGATACCCTACAAGGGTTTCATCCCCGAGGAGCTGGAAGCCTTCATTGAACTGCACTAG
- the LOC103534957 gene encoding perilipin-4 yields MASEKKTTKQDLKAEEQHQANAVDRVTSLPLLSSAVNLVSSAYNHTKETHPCLRSVCSVAETVAAAAGGSVAGGAQPILNQLEPQLALVNEYACKGLNQLEEKLPFLQQPADKVLSDTKQLVSTKVMSAVDAACQAKGAVAEKVTEAVDLTKNVAGDSVKLTKSVVTSTVNSAVGAAQGAKDLVATKVTEAVDVTKHMVEDSVEQTKATVASTFVNAVEAAQGAKDLVTTKVTDAVDLTKHVVEDKVEQTKAAVASTISAAVGAAQGAKDLVTNKVSEAVDDLVTTKVTEAVDVTKHMVEDKVEQTKATVASTFVNAVEAAQGAKDLVSNKVSGAVGVTKHLVEDSVEQTKAAVASTISAAVGAAQGAKDLVATKVTEAVDVTKHMVEDKVEQTKAAVASTFVSAVEAAQGAKDLVATKVTEAVDLTKGAVQDGVEKTKSTVSTALDSAYGTISSKINTSLEKSKEAIQEGVEKTNSVLTNSISKAKAVSQVVAGGAESLLGISQDLVDNYLPVTEEELGEKTLTSFSLPVLLISPPSPPLSHLLLGSAAAALFLFPPGQLATTVEGFAMASVEEQKEQQSYFVCLGSLSNKIQGRAYRHSLHKLQHLKHSTQDTLSRLQLVMNLVQICFLLFPLVCSLPALLSRWKPFLHPAPALWHLGPLPGREALVLLCIESLKQEVGQKLLDGHKRLHRLWVDWCLTQPKGNQVKTASYVEVEARTLAMLRIITQQLQHLFENLKASIQGLPSNIQEPVYQATQNIHKLHSSFFNAVSFQDLSSTTLTQSQDHVAEARRSLDDLFEIPAAPRAPPLRPVGSRRFLVCQRDRRRLRPRGVPVTPGGLLRPGSPRCPPRALAPLDEARTGSSGGPA; encoded by the exons AtggcatcagaaaaaaagaccacaaaaCAAGATCTAAAGGCTGAGGAACAGCACCAAGCG AATGCTGTTGATCGGGTCACCAGCCTCCCCTTGCTCAGCTCTGCCGTCAACCTGGTCTCATCTGCCTACAACCATACCAAGGAGACTCATCCCTGCCTCCGTAGTGTCTGCAGTGTGGCTGAgacagtggctgctgctgctggagggagtGTGGCTGGTGGAGCACAGCCCATCCTCAACCAACTTGAGCCCCAAC TTGCACTTGTAAATGAATATGCCTGTAAAGGACTGAATCAGCTGGAGGAGAAGTTGCCTTTTCTTCaacaaccagcagataag GTCCTCTCAGACACCAAGCAGCTGGTTTCCACCAAAGTGATGTCTGCTGTGGATGCTGCCTGTCAGGCAAAAGGAGCAGTAGCTGAGAAAGTGACTGAAGCTGTGGACCTCACTAAAAATGTTGCTGGGGACAGTGTCAAGCTGACTAAGTCAGTGGTCACCTCCACTGTTAACAGTGCTGtaggggctgcccagggggcCAAGGACCTTGTGGCCACCAAG GTGACTGAAGCAGTGGATGTCACCAAACACATGGTAGAGGACAGTGTTGAACAGACTAAAGCTACAGTTGCTTCTACTTTTGTCAATGCTGTGGAAGCTGCCCAGGGGGCCAAGGACCTTGTCACTACCAAGGTTACTGACGCAGTGGACCTCACTAAACATGTGGTGGAGGACAAAGTTGAACAGACCAAGGCTGCAGTTGCTTCTACAATTAGTGCTGCTGTAGGGGCTGCCCAAGGTGCCAAGGACCTTGTCACTAACAAGGTGTCGGAGGCAGTGGAT GACCTTGTCACTACCAAGGTGACTGAAGCAGTGGATGTCACCAAACACATGGTAGAGGACAAAGTTGAACAGACCAAAGCTACAGTTGCTTCTACGTTTGTCAATGCTGTGGAAGCTGCCCAGGGGGCCAAGGACCTTGTGTCTAACAAGGTGTCAGGAGCTGTGGGTGTCACTAAACACCTGGTGGAGGACAGTGTTGAACAGACCAAGGCCGCAGTTGCTTCTACAATTAGTGCTGCTGtaggggctgcccagggggcCAAGGACCTTGTGGCCACCAAGGTGACTGAAGCAGTGGATGTCACCAAACACATGGTGGAGGACAAAGTTGAACAGACCAAGGCTGCAGTTGCTTCTACTTTTGTCAGTGCTGtggaggctgcccagggggccAAGGACCTTGTGGCTACCAAAGTGACAGAGGCAGTGGACCTCACCAAAGGGGCTGTTCAGGATGGTGTTGAGAAGACCAAATCAActgtcagcacagctctggaTTCAGCATATGGCACCATAagtagcaaaataaatacatctttggagaagagcaaagaggctATCCAGGAGGGTGTGGAGAAGACTAATTCAGTGCTGACCAACAGCATAAGCAAAGCCAAGGCAGTGAGCCAAGTGGTGGCAGGGGGTGCAGAGTCTCTCCTGGGGATATCACAAGATCTGGTGGATAACTACCTGCCAGTGACAGAGGAGGAACTAGGTGAGAAAACACTTA CAAGCTTCAGCCTTCCTGTCTTGCTCATctcacctccttccccccccctctcccacTTACTGCTGGGgagtgcagctgcagctctgttcTTGTTTCCTCCAGGTCAACTGGCTACGACTGTGGAAGGTTTTGCAATGGCTTCTGTGGAggagcagaaagagcagcagagttACTTTGTGTGCCTGGGTTCCCTCTCTAACAAAATCCAAGGCCGAGCTTATAGGCACTCCCTGCACAAACTCCAGCACCTTAAGCACAGCACCCAGGACACCCTCTCCCGACTCCAGCTGGTGATGAACCTGGTACAAATatgctttctcctctttcctcttgtcTGTAGTCTTCCTGCCCTGCTATCCAGATGGAAGCCCTTCCTCCATCCTGCACCAGCTCTGTGGCATCTTGGACCCCTCCCTGGGAGGGAAGCACTTGTGCTCCTCTGT ATTGAATCACTGAAACAAGAGGTTGGCCAGAAGCTTCTAGATGGGCACAAGAGGCTCCATCGACTGTGGGTGGATTGGTGCCTGACCCAACCCAAAGGAAACCAAGTTAAAACTGCCTCCTACGTAGAG GTAGAGGCACGGACTCTTGCCATGCTGCGAATCATCACCCAGCAGCTACAACATCTTTTTGAGAATCTGAAAGCCAGCATCCAAGGCCTGCCCAGCAACATCCAAGAACCTGTGTATCAGGCCACTCAAAATATTCACAAGCTCCATAGCTCTTTTTTCAATGCTGTGTCTTTCCAGGACCTCTCCAGTACCACTCTGACCCAGAGCCAGGACCACGTGGCTGAAGCCCGAAGGTCCCTAGATGACCTCTTTGA GATCCCGGCAGCTCCCCGGGCACCCCCGCTCCGCCCCGTCGGGAGCCGCCGCTTCCTCGTGTGCCAACGGGACCGGCGGAGGCTGCGGCCCCGGGGGGTTCCGGTGACCCCGGGGGGGCTCCTGCGGCCCGGATCGCCCCGCTGCCCCCCACGCGCCCTGGCCCCGCTGGACGAGGCCCGAACAGGCTCCTCCGGAG GTCCCGCCTGA
- the TICAM1 gene encoding TIR domain-containing adapter molecule 1 translates to MAQRAELQPSFEDIFNILSQMPQEKLLSLKYKLKQETLPSNKLLQAMVLLTLGQEMDARICLDSLRGNQAAQYVHQSKLGAAGGQEDGKDLQPPQLDAGAVALLAQIYSVLTEEKLCSQEALEKAHQTATKACDTNKGTGGHTLSRVPIEDQEEPGSAVSVDRFQTLRSDLEVGFHQLPSPHHVVGSSPVQIGGNSDPSGPQPLCSLGNSSFSSCFEISTSPTVAFLTQPFPYQSDSHPNHLCQGSTSGAGQPDGDGQSSQETSRASRSRSLSGQDKKVPQPEEVLQVGSSHPGFHVPKRQLPNLGAVNQPVESSDVWVDVESTAAAKPPIMKGNTGTKQDEKLSSRGLPDSRATLDTGPAHIPRKNSHVPVGISSNTVTASKSACFFPPPTYSFSSTLPCPPQGAPSNLSYPPPLYSFPSPVLPPLQTVEPMPTSEPGGGMFFSFVVLHAGEDEMVAHRVKNLLENMGIPNGATLCEDFLIAGHSHMTCFQNAIENSAFIILLLTKNFPCDLCMFQTNTVLMESIQNPSKRYSVIPFLPKENPLEPSQIPRMLGGLVHLDENSLGFSRKVQKTFTTSRIKERKARWDLMQREKLQQNLAALNLGCQAQGPPAAAQPQLLEQPPQKWHPPHSAVPPATHPPSLAGYPMSAQMGPPPFQPPHLPSGHSNVQPGPGGIPALIIQHARMVQIGNHNVMQVETITPGPQEREEETKEKA, encoded by the coding sequence ATGGCACAGAGAGCTGAGCTCCAGCCAAGCTTTGAGgacatttttaatattctatCCCAGATGCCACAGGAGAAACTCCTTAGCCTCAAATACAAACTGAAGCAGGAAACTCTGCCCAGCAACAAACTACTGCAAGCCATGGTCCTCCTTACTCTGGGGCAAGAAATGGATGCAAGAATTTGTTTGGATTCCTTGAGAGGTAACCAGGCAGCCCAGTATGTCCACCAGAGCAaactgggtgctgcaggagggcagGAAGATGGGAAGGATTTGCAGCCTccccagctggatgcaggagcCGTGGCTCTTCTGGCACAGATCTACTCCGTGTTGACAGAGGAAAAACTGTGCAGTCAGGAAGCTTTGGAGAAAGCCCACCAGACTGCCACCAAAGCCTGTGACACCAACAAGGGAACAGGGGGACACACGCTCAGCAGGGTTCCAATTGAGGACCAGGAAGAACCTGGTTCTGCTGTCAGTGTGGACAGATTCCAAACCCTGAGATCTGATCTGGAGGTGGGATTTCACCAGCTGCCCAGCCCACACCATGTGGTGGGAAGTTCCCCAGTGCAGATTGGAGGGAACTCTGACCCTTCAGGCCCACAGCCCCTGTGCTCCCTGGGGAACTCCTCTTTCAGCAGTTGCTTTGAGATCAGCACATCACCAACAGTTGCTTTTCTCACTCAACCTTTTCCCTACCAGAGTGACTCCCACCCCAACCACCTGTGCCAAGGGAGCACCAGTGGTGCTGGACAGCCTGATGGGGATGGACAGAGCTCACAAGAAACAAGCAGGGCCAGCAGATCCAGGTCTCTTTCTGGGCAGGACAAAAAAGTCCCCCAGCCTGAGGAGGTTCTGCAGGTTGGTTCATCTCATCCAGGTTTCCATGTTCCCAAAAGACAGCTGCCCAACCTGGGTGCTGTGAACCAGCCCGTGGAAAGCAGTGATGTCTGGGTGGATGTggaaagcacagcagcagcaaaacctccCATAATGAAAGGAAACACAGGCACAAAGCAAGATGAAAAGCTGTCATCTAGAGGACTTCCTGATTCAAGAGCTACACTGGATACTGGTCCTGCCCATATTCCCAGGAAGAACTCTCATGTTCCTGTAGGCATTTCTTCTAACACTGTGACTGCTTCTAAGTCAGCCTGTTTCTTTCCACCTCCTACATATTCCTTCTCTTCAACCCTTCCCTGTCCTCCTCAGGGAGCTCCTTCCAACTTGTCATATCCCCCTCCCCTCTACTCATTCCCCTCTCCAGTGCTGCCTCCTCTCCAAACTGTAGAACCAATGCCCACATCAGAGCCAGGTGGTGGGATGTTCTTTAGTTTTGTTGTCCTGCATGCTGGTGAAGATGAGATGGTTGCCCATCGGGTCAAGAACCTTCTGGAGAACATGGGGATTCCCAACGGTGCCACACTCTGTGAGGACTTCCTGATTGCTGGACACAGCCACATGACTTGCTTCCAGAATGCCATcgaaaattctgctttcatcaTCCTTCTGCTGACCAAAAACTTCCCATGTGACCTGTGTATGTTTCAGACGAACACTGTTCTGATGGAGTCCATCCAGAACCCATCCAAGCGTTACTCAGTCATCCCTTTTTTACCCAAGGAGAACCCCCTGGAGCCAAGTCAGATACCCAGAATGCTTGGTGGGCTGGTGCACTTGGATGAGAACTCTCTTGGGTTCTCCAGGAAAGTGCAGAAGACCTTCACCACCAGTAGGATCAAGGAGAGGAAAGCCAGGTGGGACCTGATGCAGAGAGAGAAACTCCAGCAGAACTTGGCTGCTCTGAACCTTGGCTGCCAGGCCCAGGggcctccagcagcagcacagccacagctgctggagcaaCCACCCCAAAAGTGGCATCCCCCTCATTCAGCTGTCCCACCTGCCACACACCCACCTTCCCTGGCTGGTTACCCCATGTCTGCTCAGATGGGTCCCCCTCCTTTCCAACCACCTCACCTCCCATCAGGCCACTCCAACGTGCAGCCAGGTCCAGGGGGCATCCCAGCCCTGATCATTCAACACGCTCGGATGGTTCAGATTGGGAACCACAACGTGATGCAGGTAGAAACCATCACACCAGGTCcacaggagagggaggaagaaaccAAGGAGAAGGCTTGA